The Brassica napus cultivar Da-Ae chromosome C7, Da-Ae, whole genome shotgun sequence genome has a segment encoding these proteins:
- the LOC106373163 gene encoding high mobility group nucleosome-binding domain-containing protein 5-like: MDDGFALRDETIRLLAARVKELEQDKIQRESWSFQFGEAETGYALGGRRRDKVGDEEAEMHGDKEGDEKAEKHGDKEGDEEAEKQGLDDYEADKEGEDNGDKDGDEAEAEKDGDEAEAEKDGEKQIEAEAEKDDEKDGEKQIEAEAEKLMQDTDERFDDDGDEQSTLQIMANTAERFEKAAAEKSAADKTNEVVDDDDALEKEGEVGVDDYSEEADSVGVDEMPKRVPKRSHLLRSPFTPN; encoded by the exons ATGGACGATGGATTTGCATTGAGAGACGAAACAATTCGTCTTCTAGCAGCAAGAGTAAAGGAGTTGGAACAAGACAAGATTCAGAGAGAAAGTTGGTCATTCCAGTTTGGTGAAGCTGAAACCGGATATGCTTTAGGAGGCAGAAGAAGAGATAAGGTTGGTGATGAAGAGGCTGAGATGCATGGTGATAAGGAGGGTGATGAAAAGGCTGAGAAGCATGGTGATAAGGAGGGTGATGAAGAGGCTGAGAAGCAGGGCTTGGATGATTATGAGGCTGATAAGGAGGGCGAGGACAATGGTGACAAGGATGGTGATGAGGCAGAGGCTGAGAAGGATGGTGATGAGGCAGAGGCTGAGAAGGATGGCGAGAAACAGATTGAGGCAGAGGCTGAGAAGGATGATGAGAAAGATGGTGAGAAACAGATCGAGGCAGAGGCTGAGAAgttgatgcaag ATACTGACGAGAGATTtgatgatgatggagatgaGCAATCTACACTTCAAATTATGGCAAACACTGCAGAGAGATTTGAGAAGGCTGCTGCGGAAAAATCTGCTGCGGACAAGACAAATGAGGttgtagatgatgatgatgctttggagaaggaAGGTGAGGTTGGAGTTGATGATTATTCAGAGGAGGCAGATTCGGTTGGAGTTGATGAGATGCCAAAGAGGGTGCCCAAGCGTTCTCATTTGTTAAGGTCTCCTTTTACGCCAAATTGA